A window of the Deltaproteobacteria bacterium genome harbors these coding sequences:
- a CDS encoding polysaccharide deacetylase family protein, whose protein sequence is MRPRAAVFAFHDVVPASRLADVPPAHRPYALDPREFRAHLLAAADSPRRAVAVSRVPGELGGGFFSLTFDDGAASDYEYAFPALVELGLRATFFVVPTRIDRPGQVTWAQVREMLAAGMEIGSHSMTHPFLDALDEQAVRREFGDSKRLLEDRLGAPVHAASLPHGWERPALAPLLAELGYRVFCTSRVGWWHPGDPPLSMPRVGVRRGMPVEEFAAIVDAQRGALWRLRTVDAAKNAAKACLGRRRWSRLRAPVLALWYRDGNGR, encoded by the coding sequence ATGAGACCCCGCGCGGCGGTCTTCGCCTTTCACGACGTCGTGCCCGCCTCCCGGCTCGCTGACGTGCCGCCGGCGCACCGCCCCTACGCGCTCGATCCCCGGGAGTTCCGCGCCCACCTGCTGGCGGCGGCCGACTCGCCGCGGCGCGCCGTGGCGGTCAGCCGCGTGCCCGGCGAGCTGGGCGGCGGTTTCTTCAGCCTCACCTTCGACGACGGCGCGGCGAGCGACTACGAGTACGCCTTTCCGGCGCTCGTCGAGCTCGGCCTCCGCGCCACCTTCTTCGTCGTCCCGACCCGCATCGACCGGCCCGGTCAGGTCACCTGGGCGCAGGTGCGCGAGATGCTCGCCGCCGGCATGGAGATCGGCAGCCACTCGATGACCCACCCCTTCCTCGACGCCCTCGACGAGCAGGCGGTGCGCCGGGAGTTCGGCGATTCGAAGCGCCTCCTCGAGGATCGCCTCGGCGCGCCGGTGCACGCCGCCTCCCTGCCGCACGGCTGGGAGCGGCCGGCGCTCGCGCCCCTCCTCGCCGAGCTCGGCTATCGCGTCTTCTGCACGAGCCGCGTCGGCTGGTGGCACCCGGGGGACCCGCCGCTCTCGATGCCGCGCGTCGGCGTCCGGCGCGGCATGCCGGTCGAGGAGTTCGCCGCGATCGTCGACGCCCAGCGCGGCGCGCTCTGGCGGCTGCGGACGGTGGACGCGGCCAAGAACGCCGCCAAGGCCTGCCTTGGCCGGCGCCGCTGGAGCCGGCTGCGCGCGCCGGTCCTGGCGCTCTGGTATCGCGACGGGAACGGGCGATGA